CCGTCGAGTTGCGGGGTCTGTGGCAAAAGGGGCTGTATCCCTGGCAGGGCGAGATGCTGGCGGCGGCCCGCTGGGTGGGGGCCAACACTCAACCGCGGCAACGTGTGGGCGCCTTCAACGCCGGCATCATAGCGTACTGGAACCCCGACCGAACGGTTATCAACCTCGACGGTGTGGTCAACACCCCGGCACTGGCAGCGATTCGCCAGCGCCGCCTGTGGCGCTATATCGAGCAGGCCGCGATTGCCTACGTGGTCGACTACGAGGTCTACTTCTCTGCCGCGCCGGCGGACTTCTCCGGCAGCTATCGCCCGTACCTGGGCGTTGTCCCGGCCGACCGGCTATACCTCAGCAGCCGCATTGCGGGTACGTTGCACGGCTCCGATATAGTGATTGCACGGGTGGTCACACCGGACAGCGAGCAGTAGCGTCGTGTTCGTTGCGGTCCGAGCCGGAGGGGGGCCGCGCTCAGACGGCGCTCGTGTCCGCTTACTTGGGCGCGCCGCTCCAGCGTGCCGGACGTGCAGGCGGCCGGCGCGGCACCCAGAGCGCAAAGCGTGATCCCTGCCCGATCTGGCTTTCCACCGCAATTGTGCCGCCGAGCGCGTTGGCCAGTTGGCGGGCGATATACAGGCCCAATCCCACGCCACCATAGGGGCGGGTCGAGGAGCTATCGACTTGCCGAAAGGGCTCGAAGATGATGCCCAGCGCTTCGGGGGCGATGCCGATGCCGGTATCGGTCACGGTGATCTCCACACCGCCGTCGCAACTGTGACCGTCCACCGTCACGCTGCCCGCCGGGGTGAATTTCACCGCGTTGGTGACGAGGTTTTTGAGCGCCACTTTCAGTTTCAGGGGGTCGGTGCGCAGCTGGGGCAAATCCGGCGCCACCCGCCATACCAGCTCTAGATTGTTTCTGACCTCCGCGGCCCGCGTCTCCGCCTCGATCTCCTGCAACAGATCGGGCAGCAAGACATCGGCCAAATCGAGCTGGATGCGGCCAGCTTCCAAGCGGCTGAGGTCAAGTGTGGCGCTGATCAGTTCGAGCAGCGCCTGGGCACTCCTACCCACCCGCCGCAGCGTCTCCTGCTGTTGTGCATTGAGGGCGCCGAAGTCGCCATCGAGCATCAAGGTGTTGTAGCCGATGATGATGTTGAGAGGGGTGCGCAACTCGTGCGACATGGTGGCAACGAAGTCCGACTTCAAGCGGTTGGCGCGGGCGAGTTCTTCGACCAAGCGGGCATTGGTCAGAGCCAGCGAGGCGATGTGCGCGATCCCGCGCGCCAGGCGTTCCTGGTGGGGCGAGAAGGGATCTCCACAGTGGCGATGGGCCGCGGTCTGGAAACCGATCACGGTGTTGCCCCGTCGCAAGGCCATGTAAAGCACCGCCTTCACGGCGAGCTGGCGCTTGAGGGCGGGAATCTCGAGTTCCGGAATCTGCCCGCCGCCAGCCTGCGCCACCCCGTGTTGGCGAAGTTGCGCCAGCAGGCTGGCCAGCATCGCTCGCGGCAACTTGAGCACTCGGATCGCCTCGCGATCCTCACGCGAGTCGCCGCAACTGGCCACCGGGGCGAAAAAGTCTTCCTCCGGCTGCCACATCCAGGTGCGGCTGGAGTCGCATTGCAGCACCTCGGTGGTCAGACGGCACAGCCGTTCGAGCAGCGCTGGTGTCTCCAGCGAGGAAATCAGTTCCTGGCCCACCCGGGCCAGGGCCGTGGCGATCTGCGCCTCTTGCTCGCGCTCGATCTCGGCCAACCGGCGTTCGGTGATATCACGCGTGTTGACGATCACGCCCGCCACCGCCGGGTCGGCAAGCAAGTTCTTGGCGACGCCTTCGAGTACACGGTACGAGCCGTCATGGTGTCGGATACGGAACTCAGTCGACGATGCGCTCTCGGGCTGGTGAACTTCGCGCTCGAAGGCCGCCTGCGCCGCCGCGACGTCTTCGGGATGCAGCAACTCGAAGGCGCTGCGGCCCACCAGTTCTGCGGCCGCGTACCCCAACACGCGCTCATGTGACGGGCTAACGTAACGCGAGACACCGTTGGCATCGAAAACGGCCACCATGTCCGAAGCATTCTCGATCAGAGATCGGAACAAGCGCTCGCGGCGTTGCAGCGCATCCTCGGCGTGTTTGCGCTCGCGCCGGACTTCGGCCTCGCGCAGCTCCCGCTCGACCGCCGGCACCAGGCGGGCGAGCTGCCCCTTCATCAGGTAGTCATGCGCCCCCGCCTTCATTGCCGCCACCGCCACGTCTTCGCCGATTCTTCCCGACACCACGATGAAGGGTAGATCGAGCCCGCTGCCCTGCAGTAGCTCCAGAGCCGCCAGCGCGCTGAAGCGCGGCATGGCGTAGTCCGAGATCACAAGGTCCCACGTCTGACGAGCGAGCGCGGCAGCCATGGCCGCCGCGGTCTCCACGCGCTCGACCGTGGGGGCGTAACCGCCGCTGTGCAGCTCGCGGGCGAGTAGCTCCGCATCATCGGGCGAATCCTCGATGACCAGCACCCGTAATGGCCGCCGGGGTGTGTCACCGGATGAGTTCATGGCAGTTGGCTTCACCGTGGTTTCATCTATAGCATCGCCTGGGGCAGACGAGAACGCTCAGGATTGGGGGCCACCACCCTTGACCCCAAGGCGCCGTCAGCCTACGGGGACACCGGGGAGACAGACGTTGACGGCATCAGCGAGCCTGCATCCGCGCCCCGAGTATCCGCGGCCACACCGCGTGCGCCCGCGATGGCAAAACCTCAATGGGGTGTGGGAGTTTGCCTTTGACGATGACGATCGCGGGCTTGCCCAGGGTTGGGAAACCGGACAGACCCTATCGCGGCGGATCACGGTGCCGTTCACATTCGAGGCGCCCCTATCGGGGATCGGCGAGCCGACAGCGCATCCGGTCGTGTGGTACCGGCGGCGGCTGGAGGTGCCGCCGGAGTTCTTGGGCCAGCGGCTGCTGCTGCACATCGGCGCCTGTGACTACAGCACGCGGATCTGGGTCAACGGCCGCGCCGCGGGTACGCATTGCGGGGGATACTCGCCCATCAGCTGCGAGGTCCAGGAGCTGGTGCGACCTGGCAGCAACGAACTCGTCGTGCGGGTCGAGGACCGGCCGGTGTGGAGCCAGCCGCGCGGCAAACAGATCGTCGGGGATGCCCCGGTATTCATCGACTATGACCGCGTCACCGGCATCTGGCAGACGGTTTGGATCGAACCCGTGCCCGACGTTTATATCGAGGACTGCTGGAGTCGTTTCTCCCTCGCAGGCAGTCGCCTAGTTGTGCAGGTGTACACCAACCGCGAGTTCGCCGGCGAGGCGGAAGCCGTCGTATCCTTTGCGGGCACCGAGATGGCTTCGGGCCGCGCTTATCTCCAGGAGCGGCGGGAAGGGGCGATCGAACTGACGATTGCGAACCCGCGGCTGTGGTCGCCGGCTGATCCGGCGCTGTACGATATCAAGATCTCGTTGCACGATGGCGGGGCCGTCGTCGACGCGGTGCAGACATATGCCGGCCTGCGAGAGTTCTCGAGTCAAGGGCGAACGGTCCTGCTCAACGGCGAGCCGTTCTACTTCCGCGGCGTGCTGGACCAGGGCTACTTCCCTGGCGGCTGGTACACGGCCGCCAGCGACGGCGACCTCAAGCGTGACATCGAGCTGATGCAGGCAATGGGCTTCAACGGTGCCCGCAAGCACCAGAAGGCCGAAGACCCACGCTGGCTCTACTGGGCCGACCGCCTCGGCTTCGTGGTCTGGGCCGAGATCGGCAACGGCCGCGACTTCTGTTCGCAGCATGTTCAGGACCTTACGCGCGAGTGGACAGAGTTGGTTCGGCGCGATCGCCTGCATCCGGCGATAATGGCGTGGGTGCCGCTGAACGAGTCGTGGGGCGTCGATGCAGTCGATCGCAACCCGGCCCAGCAGCATTGGGTGCGCACGCTGTACCATCTGACGAAGAGCCTCGACCCGACGCGCTTGGTGGTGGCCAACGACGGCTGGCAGTTTCTGACCGGCGACCTCTGGGGTCTGCACAGCTACGTCTCGGACGGGCCGGCACTCGCGCGGCACTTACGCGCAGTGCTCGCCAACCCGACCACGGAGCTGATCCCCGGCCGCCAAGCCGCGTTGCCCGGCACGTTGGTGTCCGACATCCCGGTCATGCTGACCGAGTTGGGCGGCGTCACCTTCCGCGACCCGGCACGGCCGGTGCAAATCGCCGGCGCCTGGGGTTACGACGTGGTCACCGACGCAGCGGAATTCGCCGGGCGTCTACGTGCCTTGGTGGAGGCCGTGCGCGCCCAGCCCGAGTTCAGCGGACTGGTCTGGACCCAACTCACCGACGTTCAACAAGAGGCCAACGGTCTATTGTACTTCGACCGCACTCCGAAGCTGCCGCTGGCGATGCTGCGAGAGATCTTCGAGTAGACCGGCGTGGCCCGCTCGCGCCATTTTTTCAGCGCGCACGACGGGGGGAATTACTCCCCTCCTTCGGCCCGAGGGACCGGTGATCTGGCGGCGCTGAACTGGTTGTACTTATGTGCCGCACCTGCTAATGACGTGCCGCAAACTGATTGTTCGGCGAGAGATTCCGGCTTTTTGATGTTGGCGTCCGGTACGCCCCGCACGCACATTCAGACAGACAGAGAAAGTGACGGCAACAGGTGCCGCCGCTGGGAGCAGCAGAACCGCAACTCGGTCGCGTTAGCGACCCCAAACAAGGAGTTCGTGCGATGGGACGGAAACTGTACGTCGGCAATCTGGCATTCGACGTCACGGACAGGGAGCTGGAAGAGCTATTCGCTCAGGCAGGCACGTGTGAATCGGTATCGGTGATAACCGATCGCACTACCGGTCAATCTCGGGGCTTCGGCTTTGTCGAGATGGGTTCGAACGCGGAAGCGCAGCGCGCCATCCAGCAGTTTGATGGCCAGGAGTTCAAGGGACGCACACTGCGTGTGAACGAAGCGCGCGAGCGCGAGGGCGGTGGTGGCGGCGGCGGTGGTCGTCCGGGCGGTGGTCGTCCGGGTGGCGGTCGTCCGGGCGGTAGTGGTGGCCGTGGTGGTCGCGGTGGTGGCGGTGGTGGTGGCGGTTGGGAGCGGCGCTACTAGCAGCGCGCTCAGTTTTGCCGTTGACACGTAAGCGGCCGGGTCAGGCCGCCATGGGCGCGGCCTGACCCGGCCCCTGGGCTCGATGGCGGCGGCGAATGTTCGGGTTCTCGACACCGGCCGCTTGGCCGGTATCCCGATTATCAACCCGCGCTGTTTCGTCGGGTAAACGGGGCTTCCCATCCCGGGCGACCAGTGCAGGTACTTGCCGGTCATGCCCGCACCCTCGTCAACCCGCTCGCATCGCCGCCGCGTCACTGATCCCTTCGGCTACGACCCGGACTTCCATGAGCGGGCGCGGCCATGGTTCGAGTTCTTCTATCGCCGCTACTGGCGAGTGCACAGCGAAGGCCTCGAGCAGGTGCCGCTCAGCGGAGCAGCGTTGATTATCGGCAATCACTCTGGCGGCCTACCGCTCGATGCTGCGATGATTGCCACGGCAGTAGATCTCGAGCACCCCACCCACCGCCTGGTGCGCTTTCTTTACGACCGTTTTGTTACCGACATGCCGCTGCTTGGAGATGCCTACGATCGCCTTGGGGCCGCGCCGGCCTCGTACCGCAACGCCTACCGCTTGTTGCAAGCCGGTGCGCTCGTCGGCATCTTCCCAGAAGGCGTTGCGGGCGTGGCCAAAGGTATTGGGCAGCGCTACCGCGTGCAGCG
The window above is part of the Deltaproteobacteria bacterium genome. Proteins encoded here:
- a CDS encoding acyltransferase family protein, with amino-acid sequence MPAPSSTRSHRRRVTDPFGYDPDFHERARPWFEFFYRRYWRVHSEGLEQVPLSGAALIIGNHSGGLPLDAAMIATAVDLEHPTHRLVRFLYDRFVTDMPLLGDAYDRLGAAPASYRNAYRLLQAGALVGIFPEGVAGVAKGIGQRYRVQRFHTGFIRLSVSLQVPIIPVAVVGAEETYPVIGKWTRLGPLKEILNVPYIPITPLFPLFGVLGAVPLPTKWHIRFGPPIQPDPALRAARRQTAARLAERVRRRIQAMLHEMLAARESLF
- a CDS encoding glycoside hydrolase family 2 — encoded protein: MTASASLHPRPEYPRPHRVRPRWQNLNGVWEFAFDDDDRGLAQGWETGQTLSRRITVPFTFEAPLSGIGEPTAHPVVWYRRRLEVPPEFLGQRLLLHIGACDYSTRIWVNGRAAGTHCGGYSPISCEVQELVRPGSNELVVRVEDRPVWSQPRGKQIVGDAPVFIDYDRVTGIWQTVWIEPVPDVYIEDCWSRFSLAGSRLVVQVYTNREFAGEAEAVVSFAGTEMASGRAYLQERREGAIELTIANPRLWSPADPALYDIKISLHDGGAVVDAVQTYAGLREFSSQGRTVLLNGEPFYFRGVLDQGYFPGGWYTAASDGDLKRDIELMQAMGFNGARKHQKAEDPRWLYWADRLGFVVWAEIGNGRDFCSQHVQDLTREWTELVRRDRLHPAIMAWVPLNESWGVDAVDRNPAQQHWVRTLYHLTKSLDPTRLVVANDGWQFLTGDLWGLHSYVSDGPALARHLRAVLANPTTELIPGRQAALPGTLVSDIPVMLTELGGVTFRDPARPVQIAGAWGYDVVTDAAEFAGRLRALVEAVRAQPEFSGLVWTQLTDVQQEANGLLYFDRTPKLPLAMLREIFE
- a CDS encoding RNA-binding protein, with the protein product MGRKLYVGNLAFDVTDRELEELFAQAGTCESVSVITDRTTGQSRGFGFVEMGSNAEAQRAIQQFDGQEFKGRTLRVNEAREREGGGGGGGGRPGGGRPGGGRPGGSGGRGGRGGGGGGGGWERRY
- a CDS encoding PAS domain S-box protein — protein: MNSSGDTPRRPLRVLVIEDSPDDAELLARELHSGGYAPTVERVETAAAMAAALARQTWDLVISDYAMPRFSALAALELLQGSGLDLPFIVVSGRIGEDVAVAAMKAGAHDYLMKGQLARLVPAVERELREAEVRRERKHAEDALQRRERLFRSLIENASDMVAVFDANGVSRYVSPSHERVLGYAAAELVGRSAFELLHPEDVAAAQAAFEREVHQPESASSTEFRIRHHDGSYRVLEGVAKNLLADPAVAGVIVNTRDITERRLAEIEREQEAQIATALARVGQELISSLETPALLERLCRLTTEVLQCDSSRTWMWQPEEDFFAPVASCGDSREDREAIRVLKLPRAMLASLLAQLRQHGVAQAGGGQIPELEIPALKRQLAVKAVLYMALRRGNTVIGFQTAAHRHCGDPFSPHQERLARGIAHIASLALTNARLVEELARANRLKSDFVATMSHELRTPLNIIIGYNTLMLDGDFGALNAQQQETLRRVGRSAQALLELISATLDLSRLEAGRIQLDLADVLLPDLLQEIEAETRAAEVRNNLELVWRVAPDLPQLRTDPLKLKVALKNLVTNAVKFTPAGSVTVDGHSCDGGVEITVTDTGIGIAPEALGIIFEPFRQVDSSSTRPYGGVGLGLYIARQLANALGGTIAVESQIGQGSRFALWVPRRPPARPARWSGAPK